The Tenebrio molitor chromosome 5, icTenMoli1.1, whole genome shotgun sequence genome has a segment encoding these proteins:
- the LOC138131749 gene encoding probable multidrug resistance-associated protein lethal(2)03659, with product MGQSDFNSNTQKLHPKQQANCLSNLFFCWTFNLLTKISRSELRQGHLSAPLPQHESSLLGDKLEQAWKSELASSKTPSLWRPLCKTFGSQFMAIGVIVSINEFVVKLSQPVSLWKLIETLTVHHDDSQLMQAYFYAFLLVVSSFIKVMLLSWHRYMFRELSLKIKIACSSLIYRKTLRLDKNNVKKTATGRVVNLLSNDLNRFDTLLVQMHHVWVAPVQLVVVLCLVYVMVDASGTVGVVVFVLFIPVQIVMGKKYSELRLKTASKTDERVRLTNEILSGIQVVKMYTWEDLFVGFVNTLRREEMHHIRATTYLKAVQNALNKFLSKGAIYSCILLHVLTGNHLQSQYVFVLKSFYDLLRQSMTIDFPEAIKNISESSVTVNRIEQFLLCDEITAQHTGTKESQDGITLEKLSAKWVSASRDTLSEISFTAGAKELVTIVGPVGSGKTSLIKVLLQELPPEKGEILVKGRISYACQEPWLFRGTLKENILFGEALDKEKYIEVVKVCALEKDFDVLPYGDNSVVGDRGITLSGGQRARINLARAVYRNADIYILDDPLSAVDASVGRQLFDQCIRGYLQEKCVVLATHQVQYLDRSDKIYVLKNGKIVAEGNYQHIYNNCEDLAHKETEFEDSLDADSDQTLVQTGEDERFSETNNSGKISSKVYQQYLLSNGWLAFSVLIVVFVLSQTVQSGADYFESFWVKLDENLDARRAARFWTQDNCVYIYTALMVLTLVLSIVATTSFTAYFTRTAEKLHELMFTAVVKGTLQFFFTNPSGCVLNRLSKDMGAADTNVPKYLLDTLQCGLSILAALLLVAVVNPWMLISSAILLSLFYYLRTLYLATSREIKRIEASSRSPVYSHLNESIEGLETIRTFNAEAKQKRQFDQLMNTNTSASYANLALYTAFGLWLSLLCSAYVALVTAGCFWGRQISGSDLGLIITQAMSLSDLFQLGILQWSEFENEMISVERITQYTDIAPEEETGVSETWPQSSAIQFKAVTLKYKEDAPAALNELSFTVAPREKIGVVGRTGAGKTSIISALFRLVKFEGDVVVGGTNTKNVPLRCVRSNISIIPQDPVLFSGTVRNNLDPFNQFSDSELWTILEDLDLKSFVAHLPAGLQSQILEKGSNLSVGQRQMFCLARALLKKNKILVLDEATASVDLKTDSLIQTTIKNKLEDCTVLIIAHRLHTIMDCDKVLVMDAGRSVEYDHPYRLLQNKNGFLYSLVQKTGQGMNKHLTGLAKKNFYESTRL from the exons ATGGGTCAAAGTGATTTTAACAGCAACACTCAAAAATTGCATCCCAAGCAACAAGCCAACTGTCTCTCCAACTTGTTCTTCTg CTGGACGTTTAATCTGTTGACGAAAATCTCGAGAAGCGAGTTAAGACAAGGTCATCTCTCCGCGCCACTCCCACAACACGAGTCCTCCCTTCTGGGAGACAAACTGGAGCAAGCCTGGAAGTCGGAGCTGGCATCGAGTAAAACTCCATCGCTGTGGCGACCCCTTTGCAAAACTTTCGGCAGCCAGTTCATGGCAATAGGCGTAATCGTGTCCATCAACGAGTTTGTGGTCAA ACTGTCACAACCAGTGTCGTTATGGAAGCTTATCGAGACTCTCACAGTCCACCACGACGACTCCCAACTAATGCAGGCCTACTTCTACGCTTTTCTGCTCGTGGTGTCGTCTTTTATCAAAGTGATGTTGCTCAGCTGGCACAGGTACATGTTCCGCGAGTTGAGCTTGAAGATAAAGATAGCTTGCAGCTCCCTGATCTACAGGAAAACGCTCAGATTGGACAAGAACAACGTGAAGAAGACGGCGACAGGTCGAGTGGTCAATTTGCTGTCGAATGACCTCAACCGCTTCGACACCCTCCTCGTGCAAATGCACCACGTGTGGGTGGCACCGGTGCAGCTGGTAGTGGTTCTGTGTTTGGTGTATGTGATGGTGGATGCGAGTGGGACCGTGGGGGTGGTCGTGTTTGTCCTCTTTATACCAGTACAAA TTGTTATGGGCAAGAAGTACTCGGAGCTTCGGCTGAAGACGGCGTCCAAAACGGACGAGCGCGTGCGTCTGACCAACGAGATCCTGTCAGGAATCCAGGTCGTCAAGATGTACACGTGGGAGGACCTCTTCGTCGGGTTCGTGAATACCCTCAGGAG AGAAGAAATGCACCACATACGAGCCACAACTTACCTGAAGGCTGTCCAAAACGCtctgaacaaatttttgaGCAAAGGAGCCATCTACTCCTGCATCCTTCTGCACGTGCTGACCGGCAACCACTTACAGTCGCAATACGTCTTCGTCCTGAAGTCCTTCTACGATCTGCTGAGGCAAAGCATGACGATTGACTTCCCAGAAGCCATAAAGAACATATCAGAGTCGTCAGTGACGGTGAATCGCATAGAACAGTTCTTGTTGTGCGACGAGATCACTGCGCAACACACCGGAACAAAAGAATCGCAAGATGGAATCACACTGGAGAAGTTGTCGGCGAAGTGGGTCTCAGCATCTCGTGACACTCTCTCAGAGATCAGTTTCACGGCTGGGGCGAAGGAGTTGGTCACCATAGTGGGACCAGTGGGGAGCGGCAAAACCAGTCTGAtcaaagtgctgttgcaagaGCTGCCGCCAGAGAAAGGAGAGATTTTGGTGAAGGGACGGATCTCGTATGCTTGTCAAGAACCTTGGTTGTTTAGGGGCACCCTCAAAGAAAACATCTTGTTTGGGGAAGCTTTAGACAAAGAGAAATACATCGAAGTGGTGAAAGTTTGTGCTTTGGAGAAAGACTTTGACGTTTTGCCCTACGGCGACAACAGCGTCGTGGGGGATCGCGGGATCACGCTGAGTGGAGGCCAAAGAGCTCGCATCAACTTGGCTCGAGCTGTCTACAGGAACGCAGATATCTACATCCTAGACGATCCACTCTCTGCTGTTGATGCGTCAGTGGGACGACAACTCTTCGACCAGTGCATCCGCGGCTACTTGCAAGAGAAGTGTGTGGTGTTGGCGACCCACCAAGTCCAGTATCTTGACAGGTCGGACAAGATCTACGTGCTCAAGAATGGAAAAATCGTCGCTGAGGGAAACTACCAACACATTTACAACAACTGCGAGGATCTTGCCCACAAAGAGACGGAATTTGAAGACAGTCTCGATGCTGACAGCGACCAGACGTTGGTTCAAACGGGAGAAGACGAGAGATTCAGCGAGACCAACAATTCGGGGAAGATTTCTTCGAAAGTGTACCAACAGTACTTGCTGTCAAACGGGTGGTTGGCTTTTAGTGTGCTCATCGTGGTGTTTGTTTTGTCCCAAACTGTTCAAAGCGGGGCCGACTACTTCGAATCCTTTTG GGTCAAACTAGACGAGAATCTGGACGCAAGACGTGCAGCAAGATTTTGGACGCAAGACAACTGCGTTTACATTTATACAGCTCTGATGGTGTTGACACTTGTTTTGTCGATTGTCGCTACCACTTCTTTCACTGCTTACTTCACACGCACTGCGGAAAAACTTCACGAATTGATGTTTACTGCAGTAGTCAAAGGGACGTTGCAGTTCTTCTTCACCAACCCGTCTGGTTGCGTTTTGAACCGATTGTCCAAAGACATGGGAGCTGCTGACACCAACGTGCCGAAGTATCTTCTGGACACTCTACAA TGCGGACTAAGTATCCTTGCGGCGCTGTTGTTGGTGGCAGTGGTGAACCCTTGGATGCTGATCAGCTCGGCCATCCTCTTGTCTCTCTTCTACTACCTCCGCACCTTATACTTGGCCACATCTAGAGAGATCAAGAGGATCGAAGCGTCAA GTCGCAGTCCTGTTTATTCCCACTTGAACGAGTCCATCGAGGGCTTGGAGACGATCCGAACTTTCAACGCAGAAGCCAAGCAGAAGCGACAGTTTGACCAACTGATGAACACGAACACGTCGGCTTCGTACGCGAACCTCGCCTTGTACACGGCGTTCGGGCTTTGGCTGAGTCTTTTGTGCTCCGCCTACGTAGCTTTAGTCACAGCTGGTTGCTTCTGGGGTCGGCAAATCTCCGGGAGTGACTTAGGTTTGATTATCACTCAAGCGATGAGTCTGTCCGACCTGTTCCAATTGGGCATTCTGCAATGGAGCGAATTCGAGAACGAGATGATTTCTGTCGAACGAATAACTCAGTACACCGACATCGCACCTGAAGAAGAGACAGGTGTGTCCGAAACGTGGCCCCAGTCGTCGGCGATCCAGTTTAAAGCCGTCACTCTTAAGTACAAAGAAGATGCGCCGGCGGCTTTGAACGAGCTTAGTTTCACCGTGGCCCCACGAGAGAAGATTGGTGTTGTTGGTAGGACTGGAGCCGGGAAAACATCGATAATCTCGGCGTTGTTCCGTTTGGTCAAATTCGAAGGCGATGTTGTTGTCGGTGGTACTAACACCAAAAACGTACCACTGCGATGTGTGAGGTCCAACATCTCTATCATCCCGCAAGATCCGGTCTTGTTCTCCGGCACAGTTCGCAACAATTTAGACCCTTTCAACCAGTTCTCCGACTCTGAACTGTGGACCATCCTGGAGGACCTGGACCTGAAGAGCTTCGTGGCCCACCTGCCGGCTGGTCTACAGAGCCAGATTTTGGAAAAAGGGTCCAACTTGAGTGTGGGACAAAGACAGATGTTTTGCCTTGCCAGAGCGTTGCTCAAGAAGAACAAGATTCTGGTACTTGACGAAGCCACTGCTAGTGTCGACCTCAAGACTGATTCTTTGATCCAGACCACCATAAAGAACAAACTAGAAGACTGTACAGTGCTGATTATTGCGCACAGATTGCACACGATTATGGATTGCGATAAAGTGCTAGTGATGGATGCAGGGAGGAGTGTCGAGTATGACCACCCCTACAGACTTTTACAGAATAAAAACGGATTTCTATACAGTTTGGTCCAGAAGACGGGGCAAGGTATGAACAAGCACCTCACAGGTTTAGCCAAaaag AACTTCTACGAAAGTACTCGACTGTGA